A genome region from Streptomyces sp. S4.7 includes the following:
- a CDS encoding prolyl oligopeptidase family serine peptidase, with protein sequence MTSGQQLSFPRQYARTQRFTLGAPRAFTVSPDGSRVVFLRSASGTDRTNRLWVLDLDDGSGTARERIAADPEALMAGTPEELSAEERARRERSREGSGGIVGYATDAAAELAAFALSGRLFTAELRAGTARELPVPGPVIDPRPSPDGRHIAYVAEGTLRVTGAEGDGDRVLAAPEDGQTAYGLAEFIAAEEMARSRGFWWSPESDRLLVARVDGADVQRWWIADPAHPDREPSTIAYPSAGTPNADVRLFLIGLDGSRTEVVWDRARSPYLAAVHWSSAGEPLLLVQARDQRGQRCLSVDTASGETRLLREETDPAWLELVSGVPALAPGGKLVRVVDIPDGEDGEDGRDSRSGVDGTGADGGARVLFVGDRALTGPELQLRAVLDIGERDVLVSAAAGAAAESPETGEIHVYRVPYGDSGGGEAHEAGEPAPWGPERLSEGVGVHTAVRAGGVMVMASARPDVSGTVVRVMREGKQLAVVTSYAQQPHLTPRVQLTEGGAHRIPCAVLFPTEYREADGPLPVLLDPYGGPHGQRVLAAHNPYLTSQWFADQGFAVVVADGRGSPGRSPGWEKAVKDNLALTLDDQIEALEALAERFPLDRSRVAIRGWSYGGYLAGLAALRRPDVFHAAIAGAPVTDWRLYDTHYTERYLGDPATAAEVYAANSLVTDDGLSQPASPARPMMVIHGLADDNVVMTHTLRLSSALLSAGRPHEVLPLTGVTHMTPQEQIAENLLLLQVDFLKRSLGMT encoded by the coding sequence ATGACCTCAGGGCAACAACTCTCGTTTCCTCGCCAGTACGCAAGGACCCAGCGGTTCACGCTCGGTGCTCCGCGCGCTTTCACGGTGTCCCCCGACGGTTCGCGGGTGGTCTTCCTCCGGTCCGCCTCGGGAACGGACCGCACGAACCGTCTGTGGGTGCTCGATCTCGACGACGGATCGGGTACGGCGCGCGAGCGGATCGCCGCCGACCCGGAAGCCCTGATGGCGGGCACTCCCGAGGAACTCTCGGCCGAGGAGCGCGCCCGCCGGGAGCGCAGCCGTGAGGGATCCGGGGGCATCGTGGGCTACGCGACCGACGCCGCCGCCGAGTTGGCGGCCTTCGCCCTGTCCGGGCGGCTGTTCACCGCGGAGCTGCGCGCCGGGACGGCGCGTGAACTGCCCGTACCGGGGCCGGTGATCGACCCGCGGCCGTCGCCGGACGGGCGGCACATCGCGTACGTGGCCGAGGGCACGCTGCGGGTGACGGGCGCCGAGGGGGACGGCGACCGCGTGCTGGCGGCTCCGGAGGACGGACAGACCGCCTACGGTCTGGCTGAATTCATCGCAGCCGAGGAGATGGCCCGCTCACGCGGATTCTGGTGGTCGCCGGAGTCGGACCGGCTGCTGGTGGCGCGGGTCGACGGGGCGGACGTCCAGCGCTGGTGGATCGCCGACCCCGCGCACCCGGACCGCGAACCGTCGACGATCGCCTATCCCTCGGCGGGCACACCCAACGCTGACGTGCGGCTTTTCCTGATCGGTCTCGACGGTTCGCGTACCGAGGTGGTCTGGGACCGGGCCCGGTCGCCGTATCTCGCGGCCGTCCACTGGTCGTCGGCGGGCGAGCCGCTGCTGCTCGTCCAGGCGCGGGACCAGCGCGGTCAGCGCTGTCTGTCGGTCGACACGGCGAGCGGCGAGACGCGGCTCCTGCGGGAGGAGACGGACCCGGCTTGGCTTGAACTGGTCTCCGGCGTACCGGCCTTGGCGCCCGGCGGCAAGCTGGTACGGGTGGTGGACATCCCAGACGGCGAGGACGGCGAGGACGGCCGGGACAGTCGCAGCGGCGTGGACGGTACGGGCGCGGACGGCGGCGCGCGGGTGCTGTTCGTCGGCGACCGGGCCCTGACCGGACCGGAGTTGCAACTGCGCGCGGTGCTCGACATCGGCGAACGGGACGTGCTGGTGTCTGCGGCGGCGGGCGCCGCCGCCGAGTCGCCCGAGACCGGCGAGATCCACGTCTACCGGGTCCCCTACGGGGACAGCGGCGGCGGCGAGGCCCACGAGGCCGGGGAACCCGCCCCCTGGGGGCCGGAACGCCTCTCGGAGGGCGTGGGAGTGCACACGGCCGTCCGCGCGGGCGGCGTCATGGTGATGGCGTCGGCACGGCCCGACGTCAGCGGAACGGTGGTACGCGTGATGCGGGAGGGCAAGCAACTCGCCGTCGTCACCTCGTACGCGCAGCAGCCGCACCTCACCCCGCGTGTGCAACTCACGGAGGGGGGCGCACACCGAATTCCGTGCGCCGTTCTGTTCCCCACCGAGTACCGGGAGGCGGACGGTCCGCTTCCGGTGCTGCTGGATCCCTACGGCGGACCCCATGGCCAGCGCGTGCTGGCCGCGCACAATCCGTACCTCACGTCACAGTGGTTCGCCGATCAGGGCTTCGCCGTGGTCGTCGCGGACGGCCGGGGCAGTCCGGGCCGCTCACCCGGCTGGGAGAAGGCGGTGAAGGACAATCTGGCGCTCACCCTGGACGACCAGATCGAGGCGCTGGAGGCGCTCGCCGAGCGGTTCCCGCTGGACCGGTCGCGCGTGGCCATCCGCGGCTGGTCGTACGGCGGATACCTCGCCGGGCTCGCCGCGCTGCGGCGTCCCGACGTCTTCCACGCGGCGATCGCGGGCGCGCCCGTCACCGACTGGCGGCTCTACGACACCCACTACACGGAGCGCTATCTGGGCGATCCGGCGACGGCGGCCGAGGTCTACGCGGCCAACTCGCTGGTCACCGACGACGGGCTGTCGCAACCGGCGAGCCCCGCGCGGCCGATGATGGTCATCCACGGTCTGGCGGACGACAACGTCGTGATGACGCACACGCTGCGGCTGTCGTCGGCGCTGCTGTCCGCGGGGCGGCCCCACGAGGTGCTGCCGCTCACCGGGGTGACGCACATGACGCCACAGGAGCAGATCGCGGAGAATCTGCTGCTGCTCCAGGTGGACTTCCTGAAGCGTTCGCTCGGGATGACGTAG
- a CDS encoding ABC transporter permease, giving the protein MGRYVIRRLLQMIPVFIGATLLIFLMVNVMGDPIAGLCGERQCDPATAAQLRSEFGLDKPVWQQYLTYMGNVFTGDFGTAFNGQKVTELMATAFPITIRLTIVAIVFEIIIGITLGVLTGLRRGRPVDSGVLLLTLVVISVPTFVTGLIVQLLLGVKWNVISPSVSSAAPLGELIVPGLVLASVSLAYVTRLSRTSIAENTRSDYVRTAVAKGLPRHRVITRHLLRNSLIPVITFIGTDVGALMGGAIVTERIFNIHGVGYQLYQGILRQNTQTVVGFVTILVIVFLLANLLVDLLYAVLDPRIRYA; this is encoded by the coding sequence ATGGGACGTTATGTGATCCGGCGTCTGCTCCAGATGATCCCGGTCTTCATCGGCGCCACTCTGCTGATCTTCCTCATGGTCAACGTGATGGGCGACCCCATCGCGGGCCTGTGCGGCGAGCGGCAGTGCGACCCGGCGACCGCCGCCCAGCTGCGCTCCGAGTTCGGTCTCGACAAGCCGGTGTGGCAGCAATACCTCACCTACATGGGCAACGTCTTCACCGGTGACTTCGGGACGGCCTTCAACGGCCAGAAGGTCACCGAGCTGATGGCCACCGCCTTCCCGATCACCATCAGACTGACGATCGTCGCGATCGTCTTCGAGATCATCATCGGCATCACGCTCGGCGTGCTGACCGGACTGCGGCGCGGGCGGCCGGTCGACAGCGGCGTCCTGCTCCTGACCCTGGTCGTCATCTCCGTACCGACCTTCGTGACCGGCCTGATCGTTCAGCTCCTCCTAGGGGTGAAGTGGAACGTCATCTCCCCGTCGGTGTCCTCCGCCGCCCCGCTCGGCGAACTCATCGTGCCGGGCCTCGTACTGGCCTCCGTGTCACTGGCCTACGTCACCCGGCTCAGCCGCACGTCCATCGCCGAGAACACCCGCTCCGACTACGTGCGCACCGCCGTCGCCAAGGGCCTGCCGAGGCACCGGGTGATCACCCGGCATCTGCTGCGCAACTCACTGATCCCCGTGATCACCTTCATCGGCACCGACGTCGGCGCACTGATGGGCGGCGCGATCGTCACCGAGCGGATCTTCAACATCCACGGCGTCGGCTACCAGCTCTACCAGGGCATCCTCCGCCAGAACACCCAGACCGTCGTCGGCTTCGTGACGATCCTCGTCATCGTCTTCCTCCTCGCGAACCTGCTGGTCGACCTTCTCTACGCCGTACTCGACCCGAGGATCCGCTATGCCTGA
- a CDS encoding DUF6113 family protein — MTGGATGAGAAGRGEPGAWLAAPPRPGRIAAYVGLLILGAVVGTAGALVQGGLFPGGLILALLGSAGLFYGGRTATGTSLGVGAPAAGWLIAVIGLSLGRPEGDGVFAAGLGPVVYLLGGALVAVMCATMSRSPQPVAESGRLGK, encoded by the coding sequence GTGACGGGCGGTGCCACCGGCGCGGGAGCGGCGGGGCGCGGCGAGCCCGGCGCATGGCTCGCGGCCCCACCGAGACCCGGCCGCATCGCCGCGTACGTCGGTCTGCTGATCCTCGGAGCGGTGGTCGGCACGGCGGGCGCCCTGGTCCAGGGCGGCCTGTTCCCCGGCGGTCTGATCCTCGCGCTGCTCGGCTCCGCGGGCCTCTTCTACGGAGGCCGGACCGCCACCGGCACCTCGCTCGGCGTCGGCGCCCCCGCCGCGGGCTGGCTGATCGCCGTCATCGGTCTGAGTCTCGGCCGCCCGGAGGGCGACGGTGTTTTCGCCGCGGGCCTGGGACCGGTCGTCTATCTGCTGGGCGGTGCGCTGGTGGCTGTGATGTGTGCCACCATGTCGCGGTCACCGCAGCCGGTCGCCGAGTCCGGCCGACTTGGAAAGTGA
- a CDS encoding ABC transporter ATP-binding protein, producing the protein MLLEVRDLQVEFHTRDGVVKAVNGVSYSVDAGETLAVLGESGSGKSVTAQAIMGILDMPPGRITGGEVLFKEQDLLKLKEDRRRKIRGADMAMIFQDALSSLNPVLSVGAQLGEMFIVHQGTSRKDARAKSVELMDRVRIPAAKDRVNDYPHQFSGGMRQRIMIAMAMALEPSLIIADEPTTALDVTVQAQVMELLGELRRELGMGLILITHDLGVVADVADKIAVMYAGRIVESAPVHDIYKAPAHPYTRGLLDSIPRLDQKGRELYAIKGLPPNLQRIPAGCAFNPRCPRARDICRTDVPPLFEVDENRRSACFFWRETLDDVDG; encoded by the coding sequence ATGTTGCTCGAAGTGCGCGATCTGCAGGTGGAGTTCCACACCCGCGACGGCGTCGTGAAGGCGGTCAACGGAGTCAGTTACTCGGTCGACGCGGGCGAGACACTCGCGGTGCTCGGCGAGTCCGGCTCCGGCAAGTCCGTCACCGCCCAGGCGATCATGGGCATCCTCGACATGCCGCCCGGCCGGATCACGGGCGGCGAAGTCCTCTTCAAGGAGCAGGACCTGCTGAAGCTCAAGGAGGACCGACGGCGGAAGATCCGCGGCGCCGACATGGCGATGATCTTCCAGGACGCGCTCTCCTCGCTCAACCCGGTGCTCAGCGTGGGCGCGCAGCTCGGCGAGATGTTCATCGTCCACCAGGGGACGTCCCGCAAGGACGCGCGGGCGAAGTCGGTCGAACTCATGGACCGGGTACGGATCCCGGCGGCCAAGGACCGCGTGAACGACTACCCCCACCAGTTCTCCGGCGGTATGCGCCAGCGCATCATGATCGCCATGGCGATGGCGCTCGAACCCTCGCTGATCATCGCCGACGAACCGACGACCGCGCTCGATGTGACCGTGCAGGCCCAGGTGATGGAGCTGCTGGGTGAGTTGCGCCGCGAACTCGGCATGGGGCTGATCCTGATCACCCACGACCTCGGGGTCGTCGCCGACGTCGCGGACAAGATCGCGGTCATGTACGCGGGCCGGATCGTCGAGTCCGCCCCCGTCCACGACATCTACAAGGCGCCCGCCCACCCCTACACCCGCGGTCTGCTCGACTCCATCCCACGGCTCGACCAGAAGGGCCGGGAGCTGTACGCGATCAAGGGCCTGCCACCCAACCTCCAGCGCATCCCGGCCGGCTGCGCCTTCAACCCGCGCTGCCCGAGGGCGCGGGACATCTGCCGTACGGACGTGCCGCCGCTCTTCGAGGTCGACGAGAACCGGCGCAGCGCCTGCTTCTTCTGGAGGGAGACCCTCGATGACGTCGACGGCTGA
- a CDS encoding transglutaminase-like domain-containing protein: MGPEPSSTDRRTMFAAEARAERPDVALLCLLIGTEADSALDEAGLDAAQIELDRLAGMLPFGLEGPRAWATALADLLGTRLGFRGTPGEYRRLEASLLHEVLRRRRGLPILLSVLWTEVARRAGAPVYGVALPGHFVVGLGVPEEPDQQVLVDPYAGGRLLTRQDTETLVTGATGAPLEPSMLSPAEPLHVVVRILNNIRAWASTRPERGDVALWGVELSLLLPSHPARLRYERAQLLVRRGEFLAGAAEMEEYAEVVAAVEPSTADMIRHKARAARAMLN, translated from the coding sequence ATGGGACCTGAACCGTCATCGACCGACCGGCGGACCATGTTCGCCGCCGAGGCCCGCGCCGAGCGGCCCGATGTCGCGCTGCTCTGCCTCCTCATCGGTACGGAGGCGGACTCCGCGCTCGACGAGGCCGGACTGGACGCGGCGCAGATCGAACTCGACCGGCTGGCCGGGATGCTGCCGTTCGGTCTGGAGGGACCGCGCGCCTGGGCCACCGCGCTGGCGGACCTGCTGGGCACCCGCCTCGGGTTCCGGGGCACCCCGGGCGAGTACCGGCGCCTGGAGGCCTCGCTGCTGCACGAGGTGCTGCGCCGCAGGCGCGGTCTGCCGATCCTGCTGTCCGTGCTGTGGACCGAGGTCGCGCGCCGCGCGGGAGCGCCGGTGTACGGGGTGGCGCTGCCCGGTCACTTCGTCGTCGGCCTCGGCGTGCCCGAGGAACCCGACCAGCAGGTCCTGGTCGACCCGTACGCGGGCGGCAGGCTCCTGACGCGGCAGGACACCGAGACACTGGTCACGGGGGCGACAGGGGCCCCTCTGGAGCCCTCGATGCTGAGTCCGGCCGAACCGCTGCACGTCGTGGTGCGCATCCTGAACAACATCCGCGCGTGGGCGTCGACGCGCCCGGAACGCGGCGACGTCGCGCTGTGGGGTGTCGAGTTGAGCCTGCTGCTCCCGTCCCACCCGGCCCGGCTCCGTTACGAGCGCGCCCAACTGCTGGTGCGGCGCGGGGAGTTCTTGGCGGGGGCCGCCGAGATGGAGGAGTACGCCGAGGTGGTGGCGGCGGTGGAACCGTCGACGGCGGACATGATCCGCCACAAGGCGCGGGCGGCCCGCGCGATGCTGAACTGA
- a CDS encoding dipeptide ABC transporter ATP-binding protein: MTSTAEPAEPILRVRDLVKHFPLTRGILFKRQIGAVKAVDGVSFDLAAGETLGVVGESGCGKSTVARMLVNLERPTAGEIRYRGEDITRLSGRALKAVRRNIQMVFQDPYTSLNPRMTVGDIIGEPFDIHPEVAPKGDRRRKVQDLLDVVGLNPEYINRYPHQFSGGQRQRIGIARGLALNPEVIVADEPVSALDVSVQAQVINLMEKLQDEFNLSYIFIAHDLSIVRHISDRVGVMYLGRIIEIGTDTQIYDHPTHPYTQALLSAVPVPDPAARTGRERIILTGEVPSPAHPPSGCRFRTRCWKAQERCALEVPLLAVPAVFRGTEGPAEHDSACHFAEERQVVPTTAGAGGAPGAGGEGGEQGQDPDKEM, translated from the coding sequence ATGACGTCGACGGCTGAACCCGCCGAACCCATTCTGCGGGTGCGCGACCTGGTCAAACACTTCCCGCTCACCCGGGGAATCCTCTTCAAGAGGCAGATCGGCGCGGTCAAGGCGGTCGACGGCGTCTCCTTCGACCTGGCGGCCGGCGAGACGCTGGGTGTCGTGGGCGAGTCCGGCTGCGGGAAGTCCACCGTGGCGCGGATGCTGGTCAACCTGGAGCGGCCGACGGCGGGCGAGATCCGGTACAGGGGCGAGGACATCACCCGGCTGTCCGGGCGGGCGCTGAAGGCGGTGCGCCGGAACATCCAGATGGTCTTCCAGGACCCGTACACCTCGCTGAACCCGCGTATGACCGTCGGTGACATCATCGGCGAGCCCTTCGACATCCACCCCGAGGTGGCACCGAAGGGCGACCGGCGGCGCAAGGTCCAGGACCTGCTCGACGTCGTCGGCCTCAACCCGGAGTACATCAACCGCTACCCGCACCAGTTCTCCGGCGGTCAGCGCCAGCGCATCGGCATCGCCCGCGGTCTCGCGCTCAACCCCGAGGTCATCGTCGCCGACGAGCCGGTCTCGGCGCTCGACGTGTCCGTGCAGGCGCAGGTCATCAACCTGATGGAGAAGCTCCAGGACGAGTTCAACCTCTCCTACATCTTCATCGCGCACGACCTGTCGATCGTCCGGCACATCTCCGACCGCGTCGGGGTCATGTACCTCGGGCGGATCATCGAGATCGGCACGGACACCCAGATCTACGACCACCCCACCCATCCCTACACACAGGCGCTGCTCTCCGCGGTGCCGGTGCCCGACCCGGCGGCCCGCACCGGCCGCGAGCGGATCATCCTCACCGGCGAGGTGCCCTCGCCGGCGCATCCGCCGTCCGGCTGCCGGTTCCGTACCCGCTGCTGGAAGGCGCAGGAGAGGTGCGCGCTGGAGGTACCGCTGCTCGCCGTGCCCGCCGTCTTCCGGGGAACGGAGGGGCCCGCGGAACACGACTCGGCGTGCCACTTCGCCGAGGAGCGGCAGGTGGTGCCGACCACGGCCGGGGCCGGAGGGGCACCCGGGGCGGGTGGCGAGGGCGGGGAGCAGGGGCAGGATCCGGACAAGGAGATGTGA
- a CDS encoding ABC transporter permease: MPETTPPEDEGAIAPTGFGGSMDLATSDGAELEGLDQGDGKGPGEKPRSLWSDAWRDLRRNPVFIISGLVIVFLVVIAIWPQLIASGNPLSCDLAKAQEGSQPGHPFGFTAQGCDVYTRTVYGARASVTVGVCATLGVALVGTALGGLAGFFGGFWDAILSRVTDIFFGIPVVLGGLVLLSVVTSSTVWPVIGFMVLLGWPQISRIARGSVITIKQNDFVQAARALGASNSRMMLRHVLPNAVAPVIVVATIALGTYIALEATLSYLGVGLKPPSVSWGIDISDASKFIRNAPHMLLWPAGALAVTVLAFIMLGDAVRDALDPKLR; the protein is encoded by the coding sequence ATGCCTGAGACAACTCCCCCCGAGGACGAGGGAGCCATCGCGCCGACCGGCTTCGGCGGCTCGATGGACCTCGCCACGAGCGACGGCGCCGAGCTCGAAGGGCTCGACCAGGGCGACGGCAAGGGGCCCGGGGAGAAGCCCCGCAGCCTCTGGTCCGACGCCTGGCGCGATCTGCGCCGCAACCCGGTCTTCATCATCTCGGGCCTCGTCATCGTCTTCCTGGTCGTCATCGCGATCTGGCCCCAGCTGATCGCCTCCGGCAACCCGCTCTCCTGCGACCTCGCCAAGGCGCAGGAGGGGTCCCAGCCCGGCCACCCCTTCGGGTTCACCGCACAGGGCTGCGACGTCTACACCCGTACCGTCTACGGCGCCCGTGCCTCGGTCACCGTCGGCGTCTGCGCCACCCTCGGCGTCGCGCTCGTCGGGACCGCCCTCGGCGGGCTGGCCGGCTTCTTCGGCGGCTTCTGGGACGCGATCCTCTCCCGCGTCACCGACATCTTCTTCGGCATCCCCGTGGTGCTCGGCGGCCTCGTCCTGCTCTCCGTCGTCACCAGCTCCACCGTCTGGCCCGTCATCGGATTCATGGTGCTGCTCGGCTGGCCGCAGATCTCCCGGATCGCCCGCGGCTCCGTCATCACCATCAAACAGAACGACTTCGTCCAGGCGGCGCGCGCCCTCGGCGCCTCTAACTCCCGGATGATGCTGCGTCACGTCCTGCCCAACGCCGTCGCCCCGGTCATCGTGGTGGCGACCATCGCGCTCGGCACGTACATCGCGCTGGAGGCGACCCTGTCCTACCTCGGCGTGGGCCTCAAACCGCCCTCCGTGTCCTGGGGCATCGACATCTCCGACGCGTCGAAGTTCATCCGCAACGCCCCGCACATGCTGCTGTGGCCCGCCGGTGCCCTGGCCGTCACCGTGCTCGCCTTCATCATGCTCGGCGACGCGGTGCGCGACGCCCTCGACCCCAAGCTGCGCTGA
- the mshB gene encoding N-acetyl-1-D-myo-inositol-2-amino-2-deoxy-alpha-D-glucopyranoside deacetylase, which yields MTDLPERRLLLVHAHPDDESINNGATMARYAAEGARVTLVTCTLGEEGEVVPPSLAHLAPGGEPTGALSALGVHREGELAAAMRELGVTDHRLLGGRGRFRDSGMMGLPQNGRADAFWGADVDAAAAYLVEVVRAVRPQVLVTYDPRGGYGHPDHIQAHRVATRAAELAADAGFWPALGDPHTIAKIYWNRVARSAAEEGFARLRAFGPKFDGVADIEDTPGVVDDGEITAEIDGTAYAAHKAAAMRAHETQIVVDGAFFALSNGLGQPLFTTEYYQLVSGGSGADAGVRETDLFAGVGV from the coding sequence ATGACCGATCTTCCCGAGCGTCGTCTGCTCCTGGTCCACGCGCACCCCGACGACGAGTCGATCAACAACGGCGCCACGATGGCCAGGTACGCGGCCGAGGGCGCCCGGGTCACCCTGGTGACCTGCACACTCGGTGAGGAGGGCGAGGTCGTCCCGCCCTCGCTCGCCCATCTGGCGCCCGGCGGTGAGCCGACGGGCGCCCTCAGCGCGCTCGGGGTCCACCGCGAGGGCGAACTCGCCGCCGCCATGCGGGAACTCGGCGTCACCGACCACCGGCTGCTCGGCGGCCGCGGGCGGTTCCGGGACTCCGGGATGATGGGCCTCCCGCAGAACGGCCGCGCGGACGCGTTCTGGGGCGCGGACGTGGACGCCGCCGCCGCGTACCTGGTCGAGGTGGTCCGCGCCGTACGGCCGCAGGTGCTGGTCACCTACGACCCGCGCGGTGGCTACGGACACCCCGACCACATCCAGGCCCACCGCGTGGCCACGCGCGCCGCCGAACTGGCCGCCGACGCCGGCTTTTGGCCCGCGCTGGGCGACCCGCACACGATCGCGAAGATCTACTGGAACCGGGTGGCGCGCTCGGCCGCCGAGGAGGGCTTCGCCCGACTGCGCGCCTTTGGGCCAAAGTTCGACGGTGTCGCGGACATCGAGGACACCCCCGGTGTGGTGGACGACGGTGAGATCACGGCGGAGATCGACGGGACGGCGTACGCGGCGCACAAGGCGGCGGCGATGCGCGCCCACGAGACCCAGATCGTGGTGGACGGCGCCTTCTTCGCGCTCTCCAACGGTCTCGGACAGCCGCTTTTCACCACGGAGTACTACCAGTTGGTGTCGGGCGGCTCCGGCGCGGACGCCGGAGTGCGTGAGACGGATCTCTTCGCCGGGGTGGGCGTGTGA
- a CDS encoding ABC transporter substrate-binding protein, with translation MRRATHARLAAGALAVALTATACGGGGGSGSGGGADGVLSSSWGDPQNPLEPANTNEVQGGKVLDMVFRGLKRYNPENAKAENMLAEKIETTDSTNFKITVKDGWTFSNGEKVTAKSFVDAWNYGANLTNNQRNAYFFGQIDGYTAVHPDSGKPTATALSGLKVTGPQTFTVKLSQKFSTWPDTLGYAAFAPLPSAFFKDHAGWLSKPVGNGPYTIDSYTKGSQMSLRKWDKYPGPDKAQNGGVDLKVYTDNNTAYTDLTAGNLDLVDDVPASQLKNAPADLGSRYINTPAGIIQTLAFPYYDKAWNTPDAQKVRTGLSMAINRKQITETIFQKTRTPATDWTSPVLGKDGGYQAGLCGKACEYDPAAAKKMIADGGGLPGGRIQLTYNADTGSHKDWIDAVCNSINNTLGNDRACVGRPIGTFADFRSQITQQKMPGPFRAGWQMDYPLIQNFLQPLYFTNASSNDGKWTNAEFDKLVNEANAESDTQTAIKKFQQAEGVVRDNMAAIPLWYQNGSAGYSERLSNVELNPFSVPVYNEIKVS, from the coding sequence ATGCGCCGAGCCACACACGCCAGGTTGGCCGCCGGTGCGCTCGCCGTCGCCCTCACGGCGACAGCCTGCGGTGGCGGCGGTGGGAGCGGCAGCGGGGGTGGCGCGGACGGGGTGCTGAGCTCGTCCTGGGGCGATCCGCAGAACCCGCTGGAGCCCGCCAACACGAACGAGGTCCAGGGCGGCAAGGTCCTCGACATGGTCTTCAGGGGACTGAAACGGTACAACCCGGAGAACGCCAAGGCCGAGAACATGCTCGCCGAGAAGATCGAGACGACCGACTCGACGAACTTCAAGATCACGGTGAAGGACGGCTGGACCTTCAGCAACGGCGAGAAGGTCACCGCGAAGTCCTTCGTGGACGCCTGGAACTACGGCGCGAACCTGACGAACAACCAGCGCAACGCCTACTTCTTCGGCCAGATCGACGGCTATACGGCCGTCCACCCCGACTCGGGCAAGCCCACCGCCACCGCGCTCTCCGGACTCAAGGTCACCGGCCCCCAGACCTTCACCGTCAAGCTCTCCCAGAAGTTCTCCACCTGGCCGGACACCCTCGGGTACGCCGCGTTCGCGCCGCTGCCCTCCGCGTTCTTCAAGGACCACGCGGGCTGGCTCTCCAAGCCGGTCGGCAACGGTCCGTACACCATCGACTCGTACACCAAGGGCTCCCAGATGTCCCTGCGCAAGTGGGACAAGTACCCGGGGCCGGACAAGGCGCAGAACGGCGGCGTGGACCTCAAGGTCTACACCGACAACAACACCGCCTACACCGACCTGACGGCGGGCAACCTGGACCTCGTCGACGACGTCCCGGCCTCCCAGCTCAAGAACGCGCCCGCCGACCTCGGATCCCGCTACATCAACACCCCCGCGGGCATCATCCAGACCCTCGCCTTCCCGTACTACGACAAGGCGTGGAACACCCCGGACGCGCAGAAGGTCCGCACCGGCCTCTCGATGGCGATCAACCGCAAGCAGATCACCGAAACGATCTTCCAGAAGACCCGCACCCCGGCCACCGACTGGACCTCCCCGGTGCTCGGCAAGGACGGCGGCTACCAGGCCGGACTCTGCGGCAAGGCGTGCGAATACGACCCCGCCGCCGCGAAGAAGATGATCGCAGACGGCGGCGGCCTCCCCGGCGGCCGGATCCAGCTCACGTACAACGCGGACACCGGCTCGCACAAGGACTGGATCGACGCCGTCTGCAACAGCATCAACAACACGCTCGGCAACGACCGGGCGTGCGTCGGCCGGCCCATCGGCACCTTCGCCGACTTCCGCAGCCAGATCACCCAGCAGAAGATGCCCGGCCCCTTCCGGGCCGGCTGGCAGATGGACTACCCGCTGATCCAGAACTTCCTCCAGCCGCTCTACTTCACCAACGCCTCGTCCAACGACGGCAAGTGGACCAACGCCGAGTTCGACAAGCTCGTCAACGAGGCCAACGCCGAGAGCGACACCCAGACCGCGATCAAGAAGTTCCAGCAGGCCGAGGGTGTCGTACGGGACAACATGGCCGCCATCCCGCTCTGGTACCAGAACGGCAGCGCCGGCTACTCGGAGCGGCTGAGCAACGTGGAGCTGAACCCGTTCAGCGTCCCCGTCTACAACGAGATCAAGGTCAGCTGA